One Brassica oleracea var. oleracea cultivar TO1000 chromosome C7, BOL, whole genome shotgun sequence genomic window carries:
- the LOC106302371 gene encoding uncharacterized mitochondrial protein AtMg00810-like encodes MVGKLIYLTITKPNICFAINQVSQHMQAPKVHHWNMEERIMRYLREAPGQGVWMGCNKSTEIVGYCDADWAGDRVDMRSTTGYCTFIGGNLVTWKSKKQKVVSCSTAEAEYRAMRKLTIELIWIRNLLRDLGIETSTPITMHCDNQAVIHIALNSVFHERTKHIEVECHKVR; translated from the coding sequence ATGGTTGGGAAGCTTATCTATCTCACCATTACAAAACCAAACATCTGTTTTGCTATAAACCAAGTCAGCCAGCATATGCAAGCACCAAAGGTTCATCATTGGAATATGGAGGAAAGGATCATGAGATACCTAAGGGAGGCTCCGGGTCAAGGTGTTTGGATGGGTTGCAACAAGAGCACAGAGATTGTGGGATATTGTGATGCAGATTGGGCTGGTGATAGAGTGGATATGAGGTCTACTACAGGTTATTGCACCTTCATCGGAGGCAATCTAGTTACGTGGAAAAGCAAGAAGCAAAAGGTGGTATCATGTTCAACTGCTGAGGCAGAATATAGAGCAATGAGGAAACTGACAATTGAGCTCATTTGGATCAGAAACTTGCTAAGAGACTTGGGCATAGAGACATCAACACCAATTACCATGCACTGTGATAACCAGGCGGTCATTCATATAGCTTTAAACTCAGTGTTTCATGAAAGGACAAAGCACATTGAAGTGGAGTGTCACAAGGTGAGATAA